Part of the Drosophila santomea strain STO CAGO 1482 chromosome 2L, Prin_Dsan_1.1, whole genome shotgun sequence genome is shown below.
AGATTCGCAGTGGCGGCAGCGGTCACCTCCTAAACCGAACCATGCCACAGCCGGTGGCAGCTGCAAGTGCCTGCTTCTATTTCAGCTCGTCGAGAGCGTTGTGCTGCATGCCGCCACAGGGCCAGAGGTGGCAGTTGCGATTTTTAACTACTAATGGGTATCAAATAATAGGTGAAATGTAATGCTACCCACACAAAGGTCACATCTGAATGTtattattgaaatatattcTGTTCATCCATATTATAGATTCTATAGCATATAACCTATGTTTTCCTTGGTTTCTTAGGGAATAGCCAAGAATAGCATCTTCTGTTTTCCAGCTTTATTTTGGCTAGGTGGTTTTTGGCCACCACTGGTTGCATGCCACATGACTAGGTGGTTGTGGCAAGGCCCGGCTATGGCAGAGCAACTCGTGCTGcacgtcgtcgtcgtcgctgGTCGTTGGTCGTTGGTCATGTCGTGTTGCTCTTTCGGAGGCTGCGgcaccaaatttatatatagCAGCTTGCCGCCTAGCTTGCCTCCCCGTATCGCTCCTCCCCCTTCCCCCAACCacctgccccgccccctttggTGCCCCCTGCCCACTcaactgttgttgttgccattgatTTATCGTGATCTGTTGGTTGTCGATTTTTTGCTGTTATTTTGTTCGTTTGCCGGTTCGTTGTTGCCTCTTGTTGCTTacaacgtttttttttttgttgctcgtTTTTGTCtcatttttttctgttgtatcttttttagtaattttttttttggttttgttaaAAATGTTGATTATTGCAAATTGCTTTGGCGATTGGTAGCAGCTACTTAGTTGTGTTTTGTTGCTTGTTCTTGGCAATTGTTTGAACAGCAACCAGATCAACCCGAAATAAAGAAGTGGAAGCAAAAAAGCATTGCAAAAATGGTTTATGGTGGCGATTATGTTGGCTACTGCCACTGATCGCCCTCCCAGTTCCGACAACTTCACCCAATCTCGATGTCTACGAAGTCTAACGGTTTGGGTGCTCTGGTTGTCCAAGATCTTTAGATCGGTGGCATGCCtaattggtttttattataCAACCGGCAAACATGTGACCGCCTCGGTATGCAAATGGTGTCTATTGTTACGCCTACACAAGACCCAAAAAGTccctaataaaaataaatgtatgtgAATACGGTGCGGTTCGAAACTCACAAACAGCATTAGCAAGAAAGAATTCCATTGACCGACCTGGTATTTGTACCCTAACATCCAAATCTTATATAAGCACAGTTTTTAACTGGTttattaattgtattttaCATTCAGAAAATAACATATATTGCTGTGAAACGCACTGTATGAATATGTTTAAACGGCACAGGATTTCGCATATTTCCAAGAGTATTTGTAAGGTTGACGTAAAGTTCCGcagaaaaaataagaaacaaaagaaCTTAAGAACCCATTTGACGAACCATTGgaaaaaagttaaacaaaattttagtCCATGTATTGAATATGCAAATAATgatataaataagaaaaaaataaaatacaagcTGAGTGGAGCAGAAAGGCATCGTATTTTTGTCAATGGGCACCTGGCAAAATCGAGTTATGTCAATAACTATATCTATATAACATTCGGCATTTTCAACACGGGATACATTTAATCAGTTGTGTTCGACAGGTGCGAATAAGCATCGAATTTACATTAATTCTTCAAAAGTCTCATAACGTATTTATGATATAAGCACAGTCCTCAAACAAGTTCTTCGCCCGGCCCTAAAACATTCATTTGTCATATCGTATTAGGGCTGGCTTAATAAGCCACTCTAATTTGTGTCCAAAcaattataaattatgaaaattatgcGGCTTATCGAATCTGTCTTCAGACGACCACCCCGAGCGGAATGAGTGAATCCACGGTTCACCACAGACTGTGGTAAATCCAAATCTGTCGTGGTCGCACCCCACTCAACAACATCCATCCACACCCCAGGTGCCGATGGACTAGCATGTctcattaatattaaaatggtCAGCCCAACCcgtatctatgtatctatgtatctttgtatctttgtgCTAAGGCCTAAGGCTTGTTAAGGTAgtgttgttggtttttgcgCTCGGCAGATAAGTTGGCATTATTTATATTAGTTAATATATAATCTTTAACACCATTAATTTAGTTGTGCGTATTAATTGCTGTTGATTTCGCTTGTCAAATCACATTTAGTCGCCGAAGGGgccttatttatttttttttgtcttatttgtttttaaattcaagtttttctggttgtttttctttcctcTTCTTGGCGGGTTCTTTGTTATTGCCTCTTTTTGACAGCAAAAGCGTGCTCTTGTGTAGACACATTCGTGTTGGCTGCCTTTTTGTTTCGTGGTTTTGATTAATTTACCATTGGCTGCGAACGGAAGCCGCATCGGTTTGGTTTCTTTTCgagatattaatttattaaaatgttaattaatttgtcAGGCGTCGACAGGCGTCGAATTCGCTTGATAAATTGTCTAAAATAGTAGCGAGTTCGACTGTGAAAATCCATCTCACTCTTTACTTTTCCAAATCAACATGGCTCTGAAATTTACGTGATTTAATAGCAATTAACTTTCAATGTAAGTCTTCGGAATATGTCTGACAAGGCCAAAAAAGAGGAGACCGAACAGTTGGATGATGATTCCAGTGACGACGATTCCACTCAGATCGAAACCAGAGATCAGCTTTCCTGGTCCAATCCCACCATCACTGCATCACCCTCGATTCTGCGAACCATCAACACTCCGCGTCCTGATATTTCAAATGCCCCCTCGGTTGTCATATCCTTGCCAAGTAGCGATACCTTCGTCGTGACCGAGGAAACTCCGGAGCAGCGACTCCGGCGCAGGATGAGGTTCCTCGAGTTGCGGCGTGAGCACTACAACCACATCATTCACAGCGAGCAGTGTGACATGTCGGATACGGATGGTGAAGATCACTCGGAGAATCACGTGGAGAAACACCCAAAGTGTAATGAGAACTGCAAGCCCAAATAGAGACTAGCGGATCGAGtgtgtttaattttataattgttaaatgaaattaattactATCTTCATATTAGAATCGCCTTAAGCACTTTTGCTATATAAACCTTACACTATGAGTGCACAAACCAATTAGAATAGGTTGATCAGCTCAATGAATCATTTCCAGCTGATCACATGGGTCACGGTTATATCACGAATCACTGATGCAATGAATCAATGATTCAATAAGCCATGTCTGGAGTACCACCTAGTTATGACTCCCAAGACACCCTTCACCCTTCACTCTTCCACTCACCTGGCAAATGAGCTGACGGTGAGTTCGccgttgtggctgctgctgttgctcccTGGACTGAGCCGCTCCCTCTTGACGCTGTGGCCCAGACTTGGTTGACTCGATTGATGGTTGTTgatgctgctactgctgctgctgctgttgttgttgttaatggtgttgttgttgttgttgttattgtgtATGGTGACCATCGGCGCATCCTTGTGATTGTCCAACTTCTCGTGCTTGACCTTCTCCAAATAGAAAGCAGCATAGGCAGCCGCCACCGATGCCGTGTTTGCATTGGTGTTGCAAGTGCTGCCAGCGGAGGAGGACGACATGGAGGAGGACGATGCTGAGGAGGCGGGTGCACTTAGTTGGctggtggtgggcgtggcagcctgACCGACAGCACCACTCCCACCCACGGCACCACCGGTGGCCGCTTCGCTCAGCTTCTTGGCACTGCTCTCGATGGCTCCATATCCGCTGAGCAGCAGCGATCGTTCGCTAAGCATTCTGGCCGTTTCCGCAACGGTGGGATATCTACTACTGGGACTAACCGAGCGACTCCTCCTCCTGCCCTTCTTGCCCAGCTGCCGCAGATCGCTGGCCAACCGCTCGAGATGCTTCCGCTTGGTGGCTGTGGAAGCGGTCGTCGCCGCTTCCTGGTCGTCGTGGGTCGCCGGTTGGGCTGCGCTGCGACCGCCCACAATGGCGGTGGTGGCCTTGGCTGGCTTCTGCTGCAGTATGTCTGTGGGTGCGTTAACTGAAGATTGAATTGCTGGGTTAGTTACTAGCAAGGTTCAGATATAAGTAATGTATGTAAATTGCTAGGTTTTGGtatttaagaaatataaaaattattgttttaacTATTAACTATTTTAACTATTAACTAAGCAGACGATATTTCCCACAGTTTTTTTCTAATATCAAATGTATGcggaaaaaatgtttaaaattagcTTTGCAAGACTCAAAACTTACCTAACAAAATAAGTGTAGATTAATCagtttattttgaatatttactttaaaagaaataaccaATTTGTAACTGTGCACGGAAACCAATAAGCACACACAATAATACACTCGCAGTGACACGCACCCATAGACTGAGCCAAATACATTGTGGTGTAAAAAGCTCGAGGCTTGCGTCGCATGCAAATCGGCCAAAGGTTAAAATAACTTATAATATGTTAACAAAACCATTGACCTGCATCGTTGAACCCCTAAGCTAATTATCGGGGTGAGCCAGGGGGCGCGAAGTGCACCTCAGTGCCGCGTACAGTACAACACATTGCGATTCGAACCGAACAGTTACAGGGCCCGGAAAAGGCAAtcattaaacaaacaaacaaacagcagcaaacCCAAACAGTCGCAACAAAAGCCCACTCAAATGGGGAAGCTAGGTGTCAGCAACCGGCGTAGAAATTCTAGTTGAAGATAACTCGACTTTAGCAGCGGCGAAATGGAGACATTTATTAAAGTTATATTCCCTTCATTGATGGGCAAAATATTCTGATGTATGTATCTATAAATTGCTCGAATAGTTTTTGTAGTAAGTTGTTTAAATTTGAACTGAACCCCAGTTTAATAACCAGATAGGGTAACGTGCATAAAAAGAACAAGCGATGTTTCACAATATAAAGGGTACCATACATAATGGCACAACCATTAATAAAGATATCCAAAGAAAATGAACATATTCTACTTTT
Proteins encoded:
- the LOC120445450 gene encoding uncharacterized protein LOC120445450; translation: MSDKAKKEETEQLDDDSSDDDSTQIETRDQLSWSNPTITASPSILRTINTPRPDISNAPSVVISLPSSDTFVVTEETPEQRLRRRMRFLELRREHYNHIIHSEQCDMSDTDGEDHSENHVEKHPKCNENCKPK